One window from the genome of Eucalyptus grandis isolate ANBG69807.140 chromosome 7, ASM1654582v1, whole genome shotgun sequence encodes:
- the LOC104453526 gene encoding light-regulated protein, chloroplastic codes for MQAALFLAPPLLPVIPSKNLSKPLALPSKLSSSVLSRVSPAKASLAAYETATVDYSSSFSVFPAEACETVGGEACLADAYPEAKLNPVARISTAAQAAEAIEREYLEYTGPKTVFPAEACDDLGGEFCERPYQRGVY; via the exons ATGCAGGCAGCTCTGTTCCTCGCCCCGCCCCTCCTTCCGGTGATCCCATCCAAGAACCTCTCCAAGCCTTTGGCTTTGCCTTCCAAGCTCTCTTCTTCAGTTTTGTCTCGAGTCTCCCCGGCGAAAGCTTCTCTAGCGGCCTATGAAACTGCGACAGTCGATTACAGCTCCTCGTTCTC AGTGTTCCCAGCAGAAGCCTGTGAAACCGTTGGTGGCGAAGCATGCTTAGCAGACGCATACCCTGAAGCCAAGCTCAATCCCGTGGCCCGAATCAGCACGGCAGCGCAGGCTGCGGAGGCCATCGAGAGGGAATATCTTGAATACACCGGTCCTAAAAC gGTTTTCCCAGCAGAGGCTTGTGATGATCTCGGCGGCGAGTTCTGCGAACGTCCATACCAGAGAGGTGTTTACTAG